Proteins encoded together in one Deltaproteobacteria bacterium window:
- a CDS encoding phenylalanine--tRNA ligase subunit beta, with the protein MLVTYNWLKDYVDLDIEPQELADKLTMRGLEVENFHDRYSYLDTVVVARVTKVEDHPRAERLKVCQVETSDAAFQVVCAAPNVAEGMLSALALAGTKLPDGEVVQEVELRGVRSFANLCSEAELVVGPDASGIMSFPEDLTPGSGVKKALGLSDWLFELEVTPNRPDCLCLLGVAREVAGILGQRLRYPEVKIEEAPRRIEDQTSVRILDPERCLRYVGRVINDVKVGPSPFWMVERLAGVGVRTINNVVDITNFVLMETGQPLHAFDLDRLAEHRIVVKTAGEGERFTTLDGEERIMGPEMLMICDGEKPVALAGLMGGLNSEIIPATTDVLLESAYFNPVSIRRTSKALGLSTEASFRFERGIDPEGCVFAASRASALMADLAGGRVASGIIDEHPRPYKKVTIPFAPSRCNRFLGTEIEPQRMMDALGGIELAPKAADEDMKVEAPSFRVDLTREVDLYEEVARLIGYDEVPVTLPSYKGGASPPDASRLLRAEISEILEGLGLSEVISYSFISHDFCDKLHLPENDPRRHCVHILNPLSEEQVLLRTTLVPGLLETLHRNQAFQVMDLAVFEMGRVFFTLDEQELPEERVVVSGLLAGRRGDLSWRQKTGPVDFYDLKGMVEELMEGLNVPDPVFTSEGLPVYYDRGAAARVSAGGQTLGHLGRITAQVAKTFDLKEAPYLFELNLPAIRAVQAGTRTFIALPRFPIISRDQALILDRGVEAGQILEFIKGLGEEFLTDVTLFDAYEGRQLKENLKSLAFRFLYRSPERTLTDEEVNTIHQRVINKVLAAFNAGIRT; encoded by the coding sequence ATGCTAGTCACATACAACTGGCTCAAGGATTACGTGGACCTGGATATTGAGCCTCAAGAATTGGCTGATAAACTGACCATGCGCGGACTGGAGGTGGAAAATTTCCATGATCGCTACTCCTATCTGGATACGGTTGTGGTGGCGCGAGTGACCAAGGTGGAAGACCACCCGCGCGCGGAAAGGCTCAAGGTTTGTCAGGTCGAAACTTCAGACGCCGCCTTTCAGGTCGTCTGCGCGGCGCCCAATGTAGCTGAAGGCATGCTCTCGGCCCTGGCCCTGGCTGGAACAAAACTGCCTGACGGCGAGGTGGTTCAGGAAGTGGAATTGCGCGGGGTGCGTTCGTTTGCCAACCTCTGTTCCGAGGCCGAACTGGTCGTGGGGCCGGATGCCTCAGGGATCATGTCTTTTCCCGAGGACTTAACTCCTGGCAGCGGGGTCAAGAAGGCCCTTGGACTTTCCGATTGGCTTTTTGAGTTGGAGGTGACTCCCAACCGGCCGGATTGTTTGTGTTTGCTTGGCGTGGCGCGAGAGGTGGCTGGGATCCTGGGCCAACGGCTCAGGTATCCTGAGGTTAAAATCGAGGAAGCCCCGAGGCGCATCGAGGACCAGACTTCTGTTCGGATCCTGGACCCTGAACGCTGCCTTCGTTATGTGGGGCGGGTTATCAACGATGTCAAGGTCGGCCCTTCACCGTTTTGGATGGTTGAACGCCTGGCTGGGGTGGGTGTTCGAACTATCAACAACGTGGTGGATATCACCAATTTCGTCCTTATGGAGACCGGCCAGCCTCTTCACGCCTTTGACCTGGACCGGCTTGCGGAACACCGCATTGTGGTCAAGACCGCTGGGGAAGGGGAGCGGTTCACGACCTTAGACGGAGAAGAGAGAATCATGGGTCCGGAGATGCTCATGATCTGCGACGGGGAGAAGCCGGTCGCCCTGGCTGGCCTCATGGGAGGACTGAATTCAGAGATTATTCCCGCTACCACTGATGTGCTTCTGGAAAGCGCCTATTTTAACCCGGTCAGTATCCGCCGCACCTCAAAGGCCCTGGGCCTGTCCACGGAAGCCAGCTTTCGCTTCGAACGAGGCATTGACCCTGAGGGCTGTGTCTTCGCTGCCTCACGGGCCTCGGCCCTCATGGCTGACCTGGCTGGCGGCCGGGTGGCCTCCGGCATTATTGACGAGCACCCTCGGCCGTATAAAAAAGTAACCATCCCATTCGCTCCCTCCCGCTGCAACCGCTTCCTGGGAACCGAGATCGAGCCGCAGCGGATGATGGACGCACTAGGCGGTATCGAACTTGCTCCAAAGGCCGCGGACGAAGACATGAAAGTTGAAGCGCCGTCCTTTCGGGTTGATCTGACGAGGGAGGTTGACCTTTACGAAGAGGTGGCGCGGCTGATCGGGTATGATGAGGTTCCGGTCACCCTGCCATCATACAAGGGCGGGGCGTCGCCACCTGACGCTTCACGCCTCCTCCGGGCCGAAATCAGTGAGATCCTGGAAGGGCTGGGTTTGTCCGAGGTCATTAGCTATAGCTTCATTTCTCACGATTTCTGTGATAAACTGCACCTGCCTGAAAATGATCCCCGCCGTCACTGCGTTCATATTCTCAACCCGCTCTCTGAGGAGCAGGTGCTGCTCAGGACCACCCTTGTACCGGGTCTGCTCGAAACCTTGCACCGCAATCAAGCCTTTCAGGTAATGGACCTGGCGGTATTTGAAATGGGCCGCGTCTTCTTTACTCTTGATGAACAGGAGCTGCCTGAGGAAAGGGTCGTTGTCAGTGGTTTGCTCGCCGGGCGGCGAGGCGACCTGTCCTGGCGTCAAAAGACCGGGCCGGTGGATTTTTACGATCTCAAGGGTATGGTCGAGGAGCTGATGGAAGGTTTGAACGTCCCTGATCCGGTTTTTACCTCCGAGGGGCTGCCTGTTTACTATGACCGAGGGGCTGCCGCCCGGGTTTCGGCCGGCGGGCAAACCCTGGGTCACCTCGGAAGAATCACTGCCCAGGTCGCTAAAACCTTCGATCTCAAGGAGGCGCCTTATTTATTTGAACTGAACCTGCCAGCAATCAGGGCCGTTCAGGCGGGAACCAGGACCTTCATCGCCCTGCCGCGCTTTCCGATCATCAGCCGTGACCAGGCCCTGATTCTGGACCGCGGTGTGGAAGCGGGTCAAATTCTTGAGTTTATCAAGGGGCTTGGAGAGGAGTTCCTAACCGATGTGACCCTGTTTGACGCCTACGAGGGGCGCCAGCTTAAAGAGAACCTCAAGAGCCTGGCCTTCCGGTTCTTGTATCGTTCGCCGGAAAGGACTCTAACCGACGAGGAAGTCAACACCATTCATCAAAGAGTGATTAACAAGGTGCTGGCTGCCTTTAACGCTGGAATAAGGACCTGA
- the rplT gene encoding 50S ribosomal protein L20 encodes MPRVKGGVKTRQRHKKYLKAAKGYRGGRSRLYRSAREAAERGWAYAYRDRKQRKRQLRRLWIIRINAAAREHGLSYSRLMDGLKKAQVDIDRKILADMAVHDAAGFAELAEVARSAS; translated from the coding sequence ATGCCCAGAGTCAAAGGCGGGGTCAAGACAAGGCAACGCCATAAAAAATATTTAAAAGCGGCCAAAGGTTATCGTGGCGGTCGGAGCCGCCTGTACCGTTCGGCCCGGGAGGCAGCCGAGCGAGGCTGGGCTTACGCTTACCGGGATCGTAAACAGCGAAAGAGGCAATTGAGGCGGCTGTGGATTATTCGGATCAATGCCGCGGCCCGGGAGCATGGGTTGTCCTATTCCCGGCTCATGGATGGTCTTAAAAAGGCCCAGGTGGATATTGATCGTAAAATCCTGGCCGACATGGCGGTTCATGACGCGGCCGGTTTCGCCGAGCTGGCCGAAGTCGCCAGGAGCGCATCTTAA
- a CDS encoding integration host factor subunit alpha, protein MTKADIVSAVQAKMGFPRRVTSSVVDDLFEIIKETLVKGESVKVSGFGNFEVREKKARRGRNPRTGEEITISARRVLKFKPSQVLRKAINNQS, encoded by the coding sequence ATGACCAAGGCGGATATCGTCAGCGCTGTGCAAGCCAAGATGGGCTTCCCCCGGCGTGTGACAAGTTCGGTGGTTGATGATCTCTTTGAGATTATCAAAGAGACCCTTGTCAAGGGTGAGAGTGTCAAGGTTTCTGGTTTTGGGAATTTTGAGGTCCGGGAGAAGAAAGCGCGCCGCGGACGCAACCCTCGCACCGGGGAGGAAATTACCATATCGGCGCGCCGGGTCCTGAAGTTCAAGCCCAGCCAGGTCTTGCGCAAGGCGATTAACAACCAATCCTGA
- a CDS encoding MerR family transcriptional regulator — protein sequence MTMSPEVPDKIYFRIGEAAELIGVEPFVLRYWESEFPQIKPVRAASKQRLYRRQDLETFLAVKRLLYEDKFTIAGAKKRIAAKAGEQASLSPEERKEFLLYLKNTLAEIKNILQDE from the coding sequence ATAACGATGTCTCCTGAGGTTCCCGACAAAATTTACTTCAGGATCGGGGAGGCGGCCGAGCTGATCGGGGTCGAGCCCTTTGTTTTACGTTATTGGGAGTCTGAGTTTCCCCAGATTAAACCTGTCCGAGCCGCCTCGAAACAGCGTCTTTACCGCCGCCAGGACCTTGAAACTTTTTTGGCGGTCAAACGTCTTCTGTACGAGGATAAATTCACCATTGCCGGGGCAAAAAAAAGGATCGCCGCCAAGGCCGGAGAGCAGGCATCATTAAGCCCTGAGGAACGGAAGGAGTTCCTTCTTTACCTTAAGAACACCCTTGCTGAAATAAAGAATATTCTCCAGGATGAATAG
- a CDS encoding Crp/Fnr family transcriptional regulator, producing MNISERIANIPLFSGLPHEQYQDLASIVKDQKFERGEIIFSEGDEGVGFYVVVEGRVKVYKLSPEGKEQILHLWGPGEPFGEVALFTGQSYPAYAEAYEKSRVFFFPRSAFAELIRANPSLALNMLATLSMRLHQFANLIEDLSLKEVSGRLAAHLLSLSQQQQRSDKVTLDVAKGQLASLLGTIPETLSRMLAKLVKQGLIQADGPHIEILDREGLEELAMAEKRLSDYKKN from the coding sequence ATGAATATTTCCGAGCGTATCGCTAACATACCTCTTTTTTCCGGTCTGCCTCATGAGCAGTATCAAGACCTGGCGTCCATCGTGAAGGATCAGAAATTCGAGCGCGGCGAGATCATCTTTTCAGAAGGCGATGAAGGGGTTGGTTTTTACGTGGTTGTAGAAGGACGGGTCAAGGTTTATAAGCTCTCTCCTGAAGGGAAAGAACAGATCCTGCACCTCTGGGGTCCAGGCGAGCCGTTTGGCGAGGTAGCTCTTTTTACCGGCCAGAGTTATCCGGCTTATGCTGAGGCTTATGAAAAGAGCCGTGTCTTCTTCTTCCCGCGGAGCGCCTTTGCTGAACTCATCAGGGCCAATCCATCCCTGGCCTTGAATATGCTGGCCACCCTGTCCATGCGCCTGCACCAGTTCGCCAACCTGATCGAAGACCTTTCCCTCAAGGAAGTATCAGGAAGGCTGGCCGCGCACCTCCTCTCCTTGAGCCAGCAGCAGCAGCGGTCTGACAAGGTTACCCTGGATGTGGCCAAAGGCCAGCTGGCCAGCCTTTTGGGAACCATCCCGGAGACGCTGTCCCGGATGCTGGCCAAGCTGGTGAAACAGGGGTTGATTCAGGCGGACGGTCCCCACATTGAGATACTGGACCGGGAGGGTCTGGAAGAGCTGGCCATGGCCGAGAAGCGGCTTTCTGATTATAAAAAAAATTGA
- the dinB gene encoding DNA polymerase IV, whose product MRLKRMKPKDIIHLDMDAFYPAVEVLDNPELKGKPVIVGGRDERGVVSSASYEARKYGVHSAQPIATARRLCPDGIFLPVRMERYQEVSKKVFEIFQRFTPLVEPLSIDEAFLDVTGSQRLFGSPEEIAKKIRRQVKAELGLTVSAGVAPSKLVAKIASDLEKPDGLTVVPYGKVREFLDPLPIEKLWGAGKATQKGLAFLGVKTIGDLSRLPLEVLERKFGQHGVHLYHMARDMDQREVETEREVKSMGREETFAQDIMDLETVRKKLLSLATQVARRMRRKGFTGRTVTLKVKYKDFVQITRAVTLPEPTDDQGEIFQKSCQLLEETEAGQRPIRLLGIYLSRLVSPDDEKQLSLFNQQTALEKEKKLHTALDTITEKYGRDAVLPGTLLEE is encoded by the coding sequence ATGAGATTGAAACGAATGAAGCCAAAGGATATCATTCACCTCGACATGGACGCCTTCTACCCGGCGGTCGAGGTTCTGGACAATCCCGAACTCAAAGGGAAGCCCGTTATCGTCGGGGGCCGGGACGAAAGGGGCGTGGTGTCGTCAGCTTCCTACGAGGCTCGAAAATACGGCGTTCATTCGGCTCAACCCATTGCCACCGCCCGGCGACTTTGCCCGGATGGCATATTCCTGCCGGTCAGAATGGAAAGATACCAGGAGGTTTCGAAGAAGGTCTTTGAGATATTTCAACGTTTCACGCCGCTGGTGGAACCGCTTTCCATTGATGAAGCCTTTCTCGACGTAACCGGCAGCCAGCGCCTCTTTGGCTCTCCTGAAGAAATCGCTAAAAAAATCAGAAGGCAGGTCAAGGCGGAGCTTGGCCTGACCGTGTCAGCCGGAGTGGCGCCTTCCAAGCTGGTGGCTAAGATCGCCTCTGACCTTGAAAAGCCGGACGGCCTGACCGTGGTGCCTTATGGAAAGGTCAGGGAGTTTCTTGATCCACTGCCCATTGAAAAGCTCTGGGGGGCGGGCAAGGCCACTCAGAAAGGCTTGGCCTTCCTGGGTGTTAAGACGATCGGCGATCTGAGCCGCCTGCCACTTGAAGTCCTGGAAAGAAAGTTCGGCCAGCATGGTGTCCATTTGTATCACATGGCCAGGGACATGGACCAAAGGGAGGTCGAAACGGAGCGGGAGGTTAAATCCATGGGCCGGGAGGAAACCTTTGCCCAAGACATCATGGACCTGGAAACAGTTAGAAAAAAGCTCCTTTCCCTGGCGACGCAGGTGGCGCGGCGCATGCGGCGCAAAGGGTTTACTGGCAGAACCGTCACGCTCAAGGTGAAATACAAGGACTTTGTTCAGATCACCCGGGCCGTGACCTTACCTGAGCCGACGGATGACCAGGGTGAGATTTTTCAAAAAAGCTGTCAGCTTCTCGAAGAAACTGAAGCGGGTCAAAGACCGATCAGACTGCTTGGAATATATCTTTCCCGTCTGGTCAGCCCTGACGATGAGAAGCAATTATCCCTCTTTAACCAGCAGACAGCCTTGGAGAAAGAAAAAAAGCTCCACACCGCCCTGGACACCATCACCGAAAAGTACGGCCGGGACGCCGTCCTTCCCGGGACGCTCCTGGAGGAGTGA
- the ychF gene encoding redox-regulated ATPase YchF — MKLALTGLARSGKTTLFAALSSRHQATGRKREESNLAFLPAPDERVDRLAAIYKPKKATYAVITYLDPAPPMVKPDDPATRLSPELRQVDGLVEVIRNFDGGMGAPQPEADRQAFSDELILNDLLAVENRLERMTHEKKRGRKEDPEEAGLLEEIRTLLSQERPLKASPELASHVKLRGFGFLTAKPVVLIANNEDDDPDPPPLKGEETPVVIRARIEAELAELDAEERDEFAAELGIEGNALDRLITASFRSLDMITFYTANQNEVRAWTVKRGATAIEAAGAVHSDMVRGFIRAEVMRSEDLYAQGSEAAVKKAGLMRLVGRDQVVEDHDVLYIRFNV, encoded by the coding sequence ATGAAACTGGCGCTCACAGGCCTAGCCAGGTCTGGCAAGACAACCCTTTTTGCAGCGCTCAGCAGCCGCCATCAGGCCACCGGCCGTAAGCGCGAGGAAAGCAATCTGGCGTTTCTGCCCGCGCCTGACGAGCGGGTGGACCGTCTGGCGGCTATTTACAAGCCTAAAAAGGCCACCTACGCCGTGATTACTTATCTGGACCCGGCCCCGCCAATGGTCAAGCCCGACGATCCGGCCACCCGGCTTTCTCCAGAACTCAGGCAGGTTGACGGTCTGGTCGAGGTCATTCGCAACTTTGACGGCGGCATGGGTGCGCCGCAGCCCGAGGCTGACCGTCAGGCCTTTAGCGACGAACTGATTCTAAACGATCTGTTGGCCGTGGAGAATCGTCTGGAACGCATGACCCACGAAAAGAAGCGCGGCCGCAAGGAGGACCCGGAAGAGGCCGGACTCCTTGAGGAGATTAGAACCCTGCTCTCTCAGGAGCGTCCCTTAAAGGCAAGTCCCGAACTTGCCAGCCATGTCAAGCTCCGGGGATTCGGGTTCCTTACGGCCAAGCCAGTGGTTCTGATAGCTAATAACGAGGACGACGATCCTGACCCGCCGCCCCTGAAAGGTGAGGAAACACCGGTGGTGATCCGGGCGCGAATTGAGGCTGAATTGGCAGAGTTGGACGCGGAGGAGCGTGATGAGTTCGCTGCTGAGCTGGGTATTGAAGGAAACGCCCTCGACAGGTTGATAACAGCCAGCTTCCGTTCCCTGGACATGATCACTTTTTATACTGCCAACCAGAACGAGGTCCGGGCCTGGACCGTTAAGCGGGGCGCCACGGCCATCGAGGCTGCCGGCGCAGTCCACAGTGATATGGTCAGGGGTTTTATCCGGGCTGAGGTCATGCGTTCAGAAGACCTGTACGCCCAGGGGTCTGAAGCAGCCGTGAAAAAGGCCGGTCTGATGAGGCTGGTCGGCCGTGATCAAGTCGTTGAAGACCACGATGTGCTCTATATCCGCTTTAACGTTTAG
- a CDS encoding HAD family hydrolase, with product MKPDSLIFDLDGTLWDTTEPCARAWNLGLERFGISSRKITSADIASVTGLPYDKCVAVIFPDISQHDLLRLVDQLNAADKEIILAEGGRLYDGVAKGLVELGQRFPLFLVSNCQAWYLDWFLSWSKLKSVFQDYESYGNTGKPKADNITAIKKRNRLFCPVYIGDTVNDYEAALKAEVAFIHLDHGFGSPVDAVLSLSDFEGLVRYLLSPSLA from the coding sequence ATGAAGCCCGACTCCTTAATCTTCGATCTGGACGGAACACTCTGGGACACGACCGAACCTTGCGCCCGGGCCTGGAACCTTGGGCTGGAGCGCTTTGGAATCAGCTCTCGGAAGATCACCTCAGCCGACATTGCCTCAGTGACCGGCCTGCCTTACGACAAATGTGTGGCCGTAATTTTTCCTGATATTTCACAACATGATCTTCTCAGGCTGGTGGATCAGCTAAACGCAGCAGACAAGGAGATCATCCTGGCCGAAGGCGGACGCCTTTATGACGGCGTGGCGAAAGGCTTAGTAGAGCTTGGCCAGCGTTTCCCCCTGTTTTTAGTCAGTAACTGCCAGGCCTGGTATCTGGATTGGTTTCTATCCTGGTCCAAGCTCAAATCCGTCTTTCAAGACTACGAATCATACGGGAATACCGGAAAACCCAAGGCAGACAATATCACCGCCATAAAAAAACGTAACCGGCTCTTTTGCCCGGTTTACATCGGTGACACAGTCAATGACTACGAGGCGGCATTGAAGGCGGAGGTCGCCTTTATTCATCTGGACCACGGTTTTGGCAGTCCGGTGGACGCCGTTTTAAGTCTAAGCGACTTTGAAGGTCTGGTCCGTTATCTCCTTTCCCCATCCCTTGCCTAG
- a CDS encoding M28 family peptidase: protein MAARSRQSWIGQILFFLILAFIFSLLPFVLGLLLDKSSVGLALFTTWYALIPPIFFLLLGWLLYRQEAHWLLFVGRAWIGVGLWFLVQYLLRLALELSPVVIPLTIPSILVNHEGVVSGIVIFLVGGIVLSFLGSSIADTAIDTRRRILFWWSSIIFLILILVVLPSFVLLVSHLSVNPVSGAGIPSEDEIFSWIEDVYNLGPRRPGSPADLKAIEYLKNKLSEFGFSEIKVEPYTFDYWEPESWSLTVQTQNKKLGPLACFYVPYSGPTGPNGLSAEMVYAGQGSEEELTAVNVAGKVILVEIPPVTISWDQMKLFTFMAYDPEGTAKGWSHPYPVGWMQKYVAIYKQAVKRNVAGIVSVLKGYPDMGEFTYYAPYDGKIRSIPGLYIRENDGKWLKSLLSKGKVKAHMQLQARVARGGGRTATVYGVLPGRSQTNLIIHSHHDAPWQSGVEDSSGVGMVLSLAKYFAQVPLEKRKRTLIFMFTGSHMVGAPSNKAFMANHRDDIMARMLYDIAIEHIADDYNPPAAPTGLAEPRGIFLTENPILVSQYAKVIVRYNIYRALLFPTDTPLGVPTDAGPWHQAGYRIVSYISGPSWLFDKQDTLDRVARDQLVPLTRMYIDFIFQMDKLNDALLTFNLNVWTIVLIVVLLTPLTVLSSATGGRRRRH, encoded by the coding sequence ATGGCGGCCAGAAGCAGACAGTCCTGGATCGGTCAAATTTTATTTTTCCTAATCCTGGCCTTCATCTTTTCGCTACTGCCATTTGTTTTGGGCCTGCTGCTGGATAAATCCAGCGTGGGCCTGGCCCTTTTTACCACCTGGTACGCGCTCATCCCCCCGATTTTTTTCCTGCTTTTAGGCTGGCTTCTTTATCGGCAGGAAGCTCACTGGCTTTTATTCGTCGGTCGGGCTTGGATCGGCGTCGGTCTGTGGTTTCTCGTTCAGTACCTCCTGAGGCTGGCCCTAGAACTTTCGCCGGTGGTGATACCTCTTACGATCCCCTCGATTTTAGTGAACCATGAAGGCGTTGTTAGTGGCATCGTCATCTTCCTGGTGGGCGGGATCGTGCTCAGCTTTCTGGGCAGTTCGATAGCCGATACCGCCATTGATACGCGCCGGAGGATTCTTTTCTGGTGGTCCAGTATCATCTTCCTGATCCTGATATTGGTGGTTCTGCCTTCGTTTGTCCTCTTGGTTTCACACCTTTCTGTCAATCCGGTCAGCGGAGCTGGGATTCCCAGCGAAGACGAAATTTTTAGCTGGATCGAAGACGTCTATAACCTTGGCCCTCGCAGGCCAGGCTCGCCGGCCGACCTGAAGGCCATAGAATACCTGAAAAATAAATTAAGTGAGTTCGGGTTTTCAGAAATAAAGGTCGAGCCTTATACTTTCGACTACTGGGAACCTGAATCCTGGAGCCTGACGGTCCAAACTCAAAATAAGAAGCTAGGACCGCTGGCCTGTTTCTATGTCCCGTATAGCGGTCCAACCGGCCCGAACGGCCTTTCAGCAGAGATGGTCTATGCCGGCCAGGGTTCGGAGGAAGAACTCACGGCTGTGAATGTAGCGGGTAAGGTGATTCTGGTCGAAATCCCGCCGGTAACAATCAGCTGGGACCAGATGAAACTCTTCACCTTCATGGCTTACGATCCGGAAGGGACGGCCAAGGGCTGGAGTCACCCTTATCCTGTGGGCTGGATGCAGAAGTACGTTGCCATTTACAAACAAGCCGTGAAGCGGAATGTCGCGGGCATCGTAAGCGTCCTTAAAGGTTATCCCGACATGGGGGAGTTCACCTATTACGCCCCTTATGACGGAAAAATTCGTTCCATCCCAGGTCTGTATATTCGAGAAAATGATGGAAAGTGGTTGAAGTCCCTGCTCAGCAAGGGAAAAGTCAAAGCGCATATGCAGCTTCAGGCCAGAGTTGCCAGAGGCGGTGGCAGGACGGCCACGGTTTATGGGGTCTTACCGGGGCGCAGCCAGACCAATTTGATTATCCACTCCCACCACGACGCTCCCTGGCAAAGCGGGGTCGAGGACAGCAGCGGGGTGGGTATGGTCTTGAGCCTAGCCAAGTATTTCGCCCAGGTGCCCCTGGAGAAACGGAAGCGGACGCTGATTTTCATGTTCACCGGTTCGCACATGGTCGGTGCTCCAAGCAACAAGGCCTTCATGGCGAACCACCGTGATGATATCATGGCCCGGATGCTTTATGACATTGCCATTGAACATATCGCCGACGACTATAATCCACCTGCCGCCCCAACCGGTCTGGCCGAACCGCGAGGCATATTCCTTACAGAAAACCCGATTCTGGTCAGCCAGTATGCCAAGGTAATAGTCCGCTACAACATTTACCGCGCCCTTCTCTTTCCCACAGATACCCCCCTGGGTGTGCCCACGGACGCCGGACCCTGGCATCAGGCCGGTTACCGCATCGTTAGTTATATCAGCGGTCCGTCATGGCTTTTTGATAAGCAAGATACCCTGGACCGCGTGGCACGTGATCAGCTGGTGCCGCTGACCAGGATGTATATTGATTTCATCTTCCAGATGGATAAGCTCAATGATGCGCTGCTGACCTTCAACCTGAATGTATGGACCATCGTATTAATTGTCGTGCTGCTGACCCCGCTGACGGTGCTGAGTTCCGCCACCGGGGGACGCAGGCGAAGGCATTAG
- the pheS gene encoding phenylalanine--tRNA ligase subunit alpha, with amino-acid sequence MKAKLKALGREAQELLDKADTPAEVETLRIKYLGKKGLVTGLMRQMGSLPAEERPAVGQVANRIKADLSAAFKARIETVAVTRGETISLDVTLPGRRHRRGHQHLITRTMNEICDIFTRMGFDIAEGPEVELDYYNFEALNFPKDHPARDMQDTLYVSDTVVLRTHTSPMQVRIMEKQRPPVWVVIPGKCYRRDSADMSHTPMFHQIEGLVVDRGITFGDLKGVLTAFVHQFFSPDTPLRFQPSFFPFTEPSAEVSIGCVICHGAGCPTCGSTGWLEILGSGMVDPEVYKFVGYDPQEVTGFAFGIGIERVAMLKYDIDDIRLFFENDFRFLKQF; translated from the coding sequence ATCAAAGCCAAATTAAAAGCCTTGGGCCGGGAGGCGCAAGAGCTGCTCGACAAGGCCGATACACCGGCAGAGGTCGAGACCCTCAGGATTAAATATCTTGGCAAAAAAGGCCTGGTTACCGGGTTGATGCGGCAGATGGGCAGCCTGCCTGCTGAGGAGCGGCCTGCCGTGGGCCAGGTGGCCAATCGCATCAAGGCCGATCTTAGCGCCGCTTTCAAGGCCAGGATTGAAACCGTGGCTGTGACCAGGGGAGAGACGATCAGCCTGGATGTCACCCTGCCAGGTCGCCGTCATCGCCGGGGTCACCAACACCTCATTACCCGGACTATGAACGAAATCTGCGATATATTTACACGGATGGGTTTTGATATCGCTGAGGGTCCTGAAGTGGAGTTGGACTACTATAACTTTGAAGCCCTGAATTTCCCCAAAGACCACCCTGCCCGGGACATGCAGGATACCCTGTATGTTTCCGACACCGTGGTTCTGAGGACGCACACCTCACCCATGCAGGTCAGGATCATGGAAAAACAGAGGCCTCCTGTCTGGGTGGTCATTCCAGGTAAATGCTACCGCCGGGACTCGGCAGACATGTCTCACACCCCCATGTTTCATCAGATCGAGGGCCTGGTCGTGGATCGAGGCATCACCTTTGGTGATCTCAAAGGGGTCTTGACCGCCTTTGTTCACCAGTTCTTTTCCCCTGACACGCCTCTGCGCTTTCAACCCAGTTTCTTTCCTTTTACGGAGCCCAGCGCCGAGGTTTCCATTGGGTGTGTCATCTGCCACGGAGCTGGATGCCCGACTTGTGGCTCGACTGGATGGTTGGAGATTTTAGGCTCAGGCATGGTTGATCCAGAAGTCTACAAATTTGTGGGCTATGATCCACAGGAAGTGACCGGCTTTGCTTTTGGCATTGGAATCGAACGCGTGGCCATGCTTAAATATGATATTGACGACATCCGCCTCTTCTTTGAGAACGATTTTCGTTTTCTGAAACAGTTTTAG
- a CDS encoding flavin reductase family protein, with product MSKAKLGPQTWIFPMPAVLVGAMKDQKPNFMTAAWCQIAGQQPPAVAAAIRKQRHTLKGIEENHTFSINVPSTDLVKKVDYCGIYSGKHKDKSQVFKVFYGALETAPLVEECPVNLECKLIQRLDLGSHVLVVGEIIETYVNDDCLAGNAVDIKKVDPLIYIPGTQNYHRLGDAIARAFQVGKEE from the coding sequence ATGAGCAAAGCCAAGCTTGGACCTCAAACGTGGATTTTCCCCATGCCCGCCGTCCTGGTGGGCGCCATGAAGGATCAAAAACCGAACTTTATGACCGCGGCCTGGTGTCAGATTGCAGGGCAACAGCCGCCCGCAGTGGCAGCGGCCATCAGAAAGCAGCGTCACACCTTGAAAGGCATTGAAGAGAACCACACGTTTTCCATCAATGTCCCGTCAACCGATCTGGTAAAAAAGGTGGATTACTGCGGAATCTACTCAGGTAAACACAAAGATAAGTCCCAAGTCTTTAAAGTTTTTTACGGAGCCCTGGAAACAGCGCCGCTTGTCGAAGAATGCCCGGTCAACCTTGAATGCAAGCTCATCCAACGCCTGGACCTAGGCAGCCATGTTCTTGTTGTCGGCGAGATTATCGAAACCTATGTCAACGACGACTGTCTGGCCGGTAATGCAGTGGATATTAAAAAGGTTGATCCGCTGATCTACATCCCGGGAACGCAGAACTATCACCGTCTCGGGGACGCCATCGCCCGGGCCTTTCAAGTTGGAAAGGAGGAATAA